A part of Streptomyces sp. NBC_01497 genomic DNA contains:
- a CDS encoding wax ester/triacylglycerol synthase domain-containing protein, which produces MFISARPSLMDLTMHDMAQKQPWLSQTIGAALHLQGAAPTLADLRTYVAGRLPRLPCLTHHLQGRGLRARWVHEPRPDLQPRIQERGLAPGKDTLDAALQDLLAQPLPPGGPLWDLWLLHGHATDQYTLCYRAHHSGQDGAAVITTLSNLFGATLPAAPIGTNPVAGPRACASTLKGMLAALAQNNIWNDPSHVLDNSRISTWVSVPTQVLRDMGAARGGSGNDAFLAALATAMRTWTHSHWARGADRPVPAVMMANLRRAHEADHPGNLFAYATIPLPSHEPTHQARLDAVIAATQGPKSPVRREATRTILNGTPPRLGRALADRLTTPSRAVIDTSYVALRRPLHYQGDPVTHIQPFTWLPRNHPASILACSYNGTTTTHFLTSGALPEFHHLAASWEQAVSQAHMTTPQDNTRPTG; this is translated from the coding sequence GTGTTCATCTCCGCCCGCCCCAGCCTCATGGACCTGACCATGCATGACATGGCCCAGAAGCAGCCATGGCTTTCCCAGACCATCGGTGCCGCCCTGCACCTGCAGGGTGCGGCGCCGACACTTGCGGACCTTCGTACGTATGTGGCCGGCCGTCTTCCCCGACTGCCCTGCCTGACCCATCACCTCCAGGGGCGCGGGCTGCGAGCCCGCTGGGTCCACGAACCGCGACCCGACCTCCAGCCACGCATCCAGGAACGCGGACTCGCACCCGGTAAGGACACCCTCGACGCCGCGCTGCAAGACCTGCTCGCCCAGCCGCTCCCGCCCGGCGGCCCACTGTGGGACCTGTGGCTCCTGCACGGCCACGCCACAGACCAGTACACCCTCTGCTACCGCGCCCACCACTCCGGCCAGGACGGCGCAGCCGTGATCACCACCCTCAGCAACCTCTTCGGTGCCACGCTTCCCGCCGCCCCCATCGGCACGAACCCTGTGGCCGGACCACGCGCCTGTGCTTCCACGCTCAAGGGGATGCTCGCCGCCCTCGCCCAGAACAACATCTGGAACGACCCCTCCCATGTCCTGGACAACTCCCGCATCAGTACCTGGGTCAGCGTCCCCACCCAGGTACTGCGCGACATGGGTGCGGCCCGCGGCGGCAGCGGCAACGACGCGTTCCTGGCCGCACTGGCCACCGCCATGCGGACCTGGACCCACTCGCACTGGGCCCGAGGAGCGGACCGGCCGGTACCCGCGGTGATGATGGCCAATCTGCGCCGCGCCCACGAGGCGGACCACCCCGGAAACCTGTTCGCCTACGCCACCATCCCGCTACCCAGCCACGAACCCACCCACCAGGCACGGCTCGACGCAGTCATCGCCGCCACCCAGGGACCGAAAAGCCCCGTCCGGCGCGAAGCCACCCGCACCATCCTCAACGGGACGCCCCCGCGCCTCGGCCGCGCTCTCGCCGACCGGCTCACCACCCCCTCGCGGGCCGTCATCGACACCTCCTACGTCGCTCTCCGCCGCCCCCTGCACTACCAGGGCGACCCGGTCACCCACATCCAGCCCTTCACCTGGCTTCCTCGCAACCACCCGGCCTCCATCCTGGCGTGCAGCTACAACGGCACCACCACCACCCATTTCCTCACCAGTGGGGCCCTGCCCGAGTTCCACCACCTCGCCGCCAGCTGGGAACAAGCCGTCAGCCAAGCCCACATGACCACTCCCCAGGACAACACCCGGCCCACTGGCTGA
- a CDS encoding threonine/serine dehydratase, which yields MVSLFERILEAHEGIRPDVPVSTLERSTLLSRELESDVWLKAEHLMPTGSFKVRGSANKIRTLGTAAKRTGVITASTGNHGQGVARAGGLAGVGVTVYVSRTTTKSKMAAIEALGAELVVVQGSALDAEKEARHQSELTGKPYVAPYNDLDTVAGQGTLGVELFEQASDLDAVFVCVGGGGLIGGVGTALKMLNPRTRVVGVWPKASTCMLDSLNAGHIVETPEYETLSDGSTGAVEPGSVTFPICQEVIDETLTVSEDEIAHAMRLVAEGERWMIEGAAGVAVAGLIQTAARYRGKKVAVVLCGRNIAVETFLDAMKRGESEHS from the coding sequence ATGGTCAGCCTTTTCGAGAGAATATTGGAAGCTCACGAAGGAATTCGCCCTGATGTTCCGGTAAGCACGCTCGAACGCAGTACTCTTCTCTCCCGCGAGCTGGAGAGCGATGTCTGGCTGAAGGCCGAGCACTTGATGCCGACGGGTTCCTTCAAGGTGCGCGGTTCGGCCAACAAGATCCGCACCCTCGGCACGGCCGCGAAGCGCACGGGCGTGATCACGGCGTCCACCGGCAACCACGGACAAGGGGTGGCCCGCGCAGGCGGCCTGGCTGGTGTCGGAGTCACCGTGTACGTCAGTCGTACGACCACGAAGTCGAAGATGGCCGCGATCGAGGCCTTGGGCGCCGAACTCGTGGTGGTGCAGGGGAGCGCGCTCGACGCGGAGAAGGAGGCGCGCCACCAGTCGGAATTGACGGGGAAGCCGTACGTCGCCCCGTACAACGATCTCGACACGGTCGCAGGGCAAGGCACTTTGGGCGTCGAGCTCTTCGAGCAGGCGAGTGATCTCGACGCGGTGTTCGTCTGCGTCGGCGGAGGCGGCCTCATCGGGGGAGTCGGCACGGCGCTCAAGATGCTGAATCCCAGGACCCGGGTCGTCGGCGTCTGGCCGAAGGCGTCCACGTGCATGCTTGACTCGCTGAACGCGGGCCATATCGTCGAGACGCCGGAGTACGAGACGCTGTCCGACGGCTCGACCGGAGCGGTCGAACCGGGTTCTGTCACCTTCCCGATCTGTCAGGAAGTGATCGACGAAACCCTGACCGTGAGCGAGGATGAAATCGCGCACGCGATGCGCCTCGTGGCCGAAGGTGAACGGTGGATGATCGAGGGGGCGGCCGGCGTCGCCGTCGCCGGGCTGATACAGACGGCCGCGCGTTACCGCGGGAAGAAGGTGGCGGTCGTCCTCTGTGGCCGCAACATCGCGGTCGAGACGTTCCTCGACGCCATGAAGCGCGGGGAGAGTGAACACTCATGA
- a CDS encoding glycosyltransferase family 2 protein produces MPLVSVVMPVYNSAATLGASVRSVLAQTHTDVELLVTDDASTDGSMDLLQELARQDERVRPQSAPEQGGAARARNLALARARGEYVGFLDSDDMWLPEKLERQLAFAAGGEAPLTFTSYYKVDGDFTGEASAFTPNGRVVAARERVTYRDMLVQDHIGALTAMYDRTVLGTRLMADMPKRQDYALWLSIMRDGHPARGLQEPLAVYRAGRAGSLSSNKLALVEYNWRLYREHEHLSVPRSTLALSGAAWHSLRKSRI; encoded by the coding sequence GTGCCCCTGGTTTCCGTGGTGATGCCGGTATACAACTCGGCCGCCACTCTCGGCGCGTCAGTGCGCTCCGTGCTGGCGCAGACCCACACCGACGTCGAGCTGCTGGTCACCGACGACGCGTCCACCGACGGCTCCATGGACCTGCTTCAGGAACTGGCCCGCCAGGACGAGCGTGTGCGCCCGCAGTCGGCGCCCGAGCAGGGCGGCGCGGCCAGGGCCCGCAATCTCGCACTGGCGCGGGCACGGGGGGAGTACGTGGGGTTCCTGGACAGCGACGACATGTGGCTCCCGGAAAAGCTGGAGCGACAGCTCGCGTTCGCCGCAGGAGGCGAAGCTCCACTGACGTTCACTTCCTACTACAAGGTCGATGGCGACTTCACGGGCGAGGCCTCCGCGTTCACGCCGAACGGGCGGGTGGTCGCGGCAAGGGAGCGTGTGACGTACCGGGACATGCTGGTGCAGGACCACATCGGGGCCCTGACCGCGATGTACGACCGGACGGTGCTGGGCACGAGGCTGATGGCGGACATGCCGAAGCGGCAGGACTACGCACTGTGGCTGTCGATCATGAGGGACGGACACCCGGCCCGGGGTCTGCAGGAACCGCTGGCGGTCTACAGGGCCGGTCGGGCGGGGTCGCTGTCCTCGAACAAGCTGGCGCTGGTGGAGTACAACTGGCGGCTCTACCGAGAGCACGAACACCTCTCGGTGCCGCGGTCCACGCTGGCGCTGTCCGGGGCGGCGTGGCACTCGCTACGCAAGTCCCGGATCTAG
- a CDS encoding threonine ammonia-lyase translates to MHAQHTGIDDATLSHARETVARYLVATPLLAYGGAGLPVPVHLKYEGAQPTGSFKVRGAVAALSAYAAEGIPVVTASAGNHALGIAHAAGLLGVRATVVVPRNGSPAKIRALREYPVDLVVEGDDYDGAEHHALALAESGMRYVSAYNDPHVIAGQSTLVAEVADSLGEDFTVVVPTGAGGLVGGTALGARRAARDIRVIGVESDACHAVSAAVTAGGVVRVPVGDTIADGLVGNLEPGSITPGIVRACGVRLVSVEEAAIRHAVREFALGTGLIAEGSSAAALAALRTGLVPTDRPVVLIVSGRNIAPELLAEILTEE, encoded by the coding sequence ATGCACGCACAACACACCGGCATCGACGACGCGACACTGAGCCATGCGCGGGAGACCGTGGCACGGTACCTGGTCGCCACGCCGCTCCTCGCCTACGGAGGCGCCGGACTGCCGGTGCCTGTTCACCTCAAGTACGAAGGGGCTCAGCCAACGGGCTCGTTCAAGGTCCGCGGGGCGGTGGCGGCACTGTCCGCCTATGCCGCCGAGGGCATCCCCGTGGTGACGGCCTCGGCCGGCAACCATGCCCTCGGCATCGCGCACGCCGCGGGTCTGCTCGGCGTCAGAGCAACCGTCGTAGTACCGCGGAACGGCTCGCCTGCCAAGATCCGGGCGCTGCGGGAGTACCCCGTCGACCTTGTCGTGGAGGGCGACGACTACGACGGCGCCGAGCACCACGCGCTCGCGCTCGCCGAGTCCGGCATGAGGTACGTCTCCGCCTACAACGACCCGCACGTCATCGCCGGGCAGAGCACCCTCGTCGCGGAAGTCGCCGACAGCCTCGGCGAGGACTTCACCGTGGTCGTGCCCACCGGCGCCGGAGGGCTGGTGGGAGGCACGGCACTGGGCGCGCGCCGTGCGGCGCGGGACATCCGGGTGATCGGCGTGGAGTCCGATGCCTGCCATGCGGTCTCCGCGGCCGTCACCGCCGGCGGAGTGGTTCGCGTACCGGTCGGCGACACCATCGCCGACGGGCTCGTGGGCAACCTCGAACCCGGCTCCATCACACCGGGCATCGTCCGCGCGTGCGGAGTCCGGCTGGTGAGCGTCGAGGAGGCCGCAATCCGCCATGCGGTCCGCGAGTTCGCCCTGGGCACGGGCCTGATTGCCGAAGGCTCGTCCGCCGCCGCCCTGGCCGCACTACGGACCGGCCTGGTGCCCACCGACAGGCCCGTGGTGCTGATCGTCTCCGGCCGCAACATCGCACCGGAACTCCTGGCCGAGATACTGACCGAGGAGTGA
- a CDS encoding MMPL family transporter — protein MWILAGLGVVLVTSVVVGSGAAGRLSAGGYQYRDAATQAAVDVLASDFRVPADANLILTVHDGGTVRSGPAATAGKALVARVRADPAVTLTADPWTSPASPLVSEDGRTALVLVQISGSERAAAAAARRLAEEATRTEGLSVGAGGQALVQDELIHSSQEALLRAELLAVPLAFLALVMAFRSLAAALLPVVVGAVAVTAGLALLRLLTLVVPVGTFALNLTTALGFGLAVDYSLFLLTRYRNERAAGQGRDQALDVTVRTAGRTVIYSALAIGAALLALLFFPVYALSSLAYVALSVVALAGLSAVIVVVCAITVLGDRGDRFLLPRRPASRARGDGWGRLAASATRRPWQWAVPLVVVLCALAAPFAHATFTVSDERMMRDSSAVRAATEQARTRFDLGQVDPVWLLLSPGVGDGKAAAYARAVARTPGVARATTVAAPGPSGRTAVRVETTDAPDSEAAAGTLARLRALAPPGPVTAVGGTADRVNTLTALSERLPWALGLMAVSTFVLLFLFTGSVLLPVKALVLAGLGLTAGVGVLVTVFQDGKAAFLLGEVTAPGYLDPSIVIVIICVCFGLATDYEMFLLSRVRERYLLTRDIRAAAVEGTRQSAATISWSAIILITVLLALAASPLSVLKMVGIGCAVNVLVDAFVIRPILVPAALALFGSANWWAPPWMRRLHERISRPHDGPPHAPAPPAVRAGNSLDTSGSPGHQPAAPVPERT, from the coding sequence GTGTGGATTCTGGCGGGGCTCGGAGTCGTGCTCGTGACGTCGGTGGTGGTCGGATCGGGTGCCGCCGGGCGGCTGTCGGCGGGTGGGTATCAGTACCGGGACGCGGCAACTCAGGCGGCGGTGGACGTGCTTGCCTCGGACTTCCGTGTTCCGGCCGACGCCAACCTCATCCTGACCGTGCACGACGGCGGCACGGTGCGTTCGGGGCCGGCCGCCACCGCCGGCAAGGCTCTGGTTGCCCGGGTTCGCGCGGATCCGGCAGTGACGTTGACGGCTGATCCGTGGACCTCACCCGCCTCTCCCCTGGTCAGCGAGGACGGCCGCACCGCGCTGGTGCTCGTGCAGATCTCCGGTTCGGAGCGCGCGGCCGCCGCGGCCGCCCGCCGCCTGGCTGAGGAGGCAACCCGCACCGAGGGGCTCAGCGTGGGCGCAGGAGGTCAGGCGCTGGTCCAGGACGAGCTGATCCACAGCTCGCAGGAGGCGCTGCTGCGCGCGGAACTCCTCGCCGTCCCGCTGGCGTTCCTCGCCCTGGTGATGGCCTTCCGCTCCCTGGCGGCGGCGTTGCTTCCTGTCGTGGTCGGCGCGGTGGCCGTCACCGCCGGCCTTGCCCTGCTGCGGCTGCTCACCCTGGTCGTCCCGGTGGGTACGTTCGCGCTCAATCTCACCACCGCCCTCGGCTTCGGTCTCGCCGTGGACTACAGCCTGTTCCTCCTGACCCGCTACCGCAACGAACGCGCCGCCGGCCAAGGCCGCGACCAGGCTCTGGATGTCACCGTCCGCACCGCCGGCCGCACGGTCATCTACTCCGCGCTCGCTATCGGCGCAGCCCTGCTGGCCTTGCTGTTCTTCCCCGTCTACGCACTGTCCTCGCTGGCGTACGTGGCTCTGAGTGTGGTCGCCCTCGCCGGTCTGAGCGCCGTGATCGTGGTCGTGTGCGCGATCACGGTGCTCGGCGACCGGGGGGACCGGTTTCTCCTGCCCCGCCGGCCTGCGTCCCGCGCGCGGGGTGACGGATGGGGCAGGCTGGCGGCCTCGGCCACCAGACGCCCCTGGCAGTGGGCCGTGCCGCTGGTGGTAGTGCTCTGCGCGCTTGCCGCACCTTTCGCGCACGCGACGTTCACCGTCTCGGACGAGCGGATGATGCGCGACTCCTCAGCGGTGCGGGCCGCGACGGAGCAGGCGCGTACGCGATTCGACCTGGGGCAGGTCGATCCCGTATGGCTGTTGCTGTCTCCCGGTGTGGGGGACGGTAAGGCCGCGGCCTACGCCCGGGCCGTGGCCCGCACCCCAGGCGTGGCACGCGCCACGACGGTGGCTGCCCCGGGCCCGTCCGGGCGCACGGCAGTGCGGGTGGAGACCACCGATGCCCCGGACAGTGAAGCGGCCGCCGGCACGCTGGCCCGTCTACGGGCGCTGGCCCCGCCGGGGCCGGTCACCGCGGTGGGCGGCACGGCGGACCGGGTCAATACTCTGACCGCTCTCTCGGAGCGGCTTCCCTGGGCGCTGGGCCTGATGGCTGTCAGCACCTTCGTGCTCCTGTTCCTGTTCACCGGAAGTGTGCTGCTGCCGGTGAAGGCCCTGGTCCTGGCGGGGCTTGGGCTGACTGCCGGCGTGGGCGTGCTGGTGACCGTGTTCCAGGACGGCAAGGCGGCCTTCCTGCTCGGCGAGGTCACTGCTCCGGGTTACCTCGATCCCTCCATCGTCATCGTGATCATCTGCGTGTGCTTCGGTCTCGCGACTGACTACGAGATGTTTCTCCTCTCGCGCGTCCGCGAGCGGTACCTCCTGACCCGTGACATCCGCGCCGCTGCTGTCGAGGGCACACGCCAGAGCGCCGCCACGATTTCCTGGTCCGCGATCATCCTGATCACCGTGCTGCTGGCGCTGGCCGCCTCCCCGCTGTCCGTGCTGAAGATGGTGGGCATCGGCTGCGCGGTGAACGTCCTGGTCGACGCCTTCGTCATCCGGCCGATCCTCGTCCCCGCGGCCCTGGCCCTCTTCGGCTCAGCCAACTGGTGGGCACCGCCGTGGATGCGCCGCCTGCACGAGCGCATCAGCCGGCCACACGACGGACCGCCGCACGCCCCGGCACCTCCGGCAGTACGGGCCGGCAACTCCCTGGATACCTCCGGCAGCCCTGGTCACCAGCCGGCCGCGCCCGTCCCGGAGCGCACCTGA
- a CDS encoding ornithine cyclodeaminase family protein — protein sequence MSLPVFGADIIRNAATPRLILDTVRDALIAHAEGRTSVPLPLAMEFPDADGDCHVKAGQIAGAPDFSIKIATSFYRNPALGLPSNHGLICVVSAKTGQIRAVLDDRGLLTAVRTAACGALVTHAMARPGAGTLGVFGTGEQARLQALWLSRLRPLSRVLVHGRTSETSRAACDWLIAHHHLPARPATARETAEADIVVTTTPATRPILDAAHVREGAHVTGIGTDMPHKNELPAALFGRAGLIATDDHEQCVDHGDFGHAVRSGTTTVDSDVPAGLLLKTPAARPDDAITVADLTGVGAVDAALASAVLGLLWEGEAAAGTTG from the coding sequence ATGAGTCTGCCCGTCTTCGGCGCCGACATCATCCGGAACGCCGCCACACCGCGACTGATTCTGGACACCGTCCGCGACGCGCTGATCGCCCATGCCGAGGGCAGGACCAGCGTGCCATTGCCGTTGGCCATGGAGTTTCCCGACGCGGACGGGGACTGCCACGTCAAGGCAGGACAGATCGCCGGCGCCCCCGATTTCTCCATCAAGATCGCTACCAGTTTCTACCGCAACCCCGCGCTCGGCCTTCCCTCCAACCACGGGCTGATCTGCGTCGTCAGCGCGAAGACCGGCCAGATCAGAGCGGTCCTCGACGACCGCGGTCTGCTCACCGCGGTCCGCACAGCCGCCTGCGGTGCTCTGGTCACCCATGCGATGGCCCGGCCCGGTGCCGGCACGCTCGGGGTCTTCGGTACGGGCGAGCAGGCCCGTCTCCAGGCCCTCTGGCTCTCCCGGCTCCGCCCGCTCAGCCGCGTACTGGTGCACGGCAGGACCTCGGAGACCTCCCGGGCGGCCTGCGACTGGCTGATCGCGCATCATCATCTGCCCGCCCGACCCGCCACTGCGCGGGAGACGGCGGAAGCGGACATCGTCGTCACCACGACGCCCGCCACCCGTCCCATTCTGGACGCCGCCCATGTACGTGAGGGCGCGCACGTGACGGGGATCGGTACGGACATGCCGCACAAGAACGAACTTCCGGCAGCCCTGTTCGGCCGTGCGGGCCTGATCGCGACGGATGATCACGAGCAGTGCGTCGACCACGGCGACTTCGGCCACGCCGTCCGGTCCGGCACCACCACGGTGGACAGCGACGTCCCCGCAGGCCTTCTGCTGAAGACGCCCGCAGCACGGCCGGACGATGCGATCACGGTCGCCGACCTCACCGGCGTCGGAGCAGTGGACGCCGCACTGGCCTCGGCCGTCCTGGGGCTGCTCTGGGAGGGCGAGGCAGCCGCGGGAACGACAGGATGA
- a CDS encoding terpene synthase family protein: MTDSASVARAEIGAVLPWARGEGLVADDRAERRLLAMRLEVLAARALPRAGAADVALTAQWAAFICWVDDHIDQRGLGSRPGELEGFTAPLRQVLTPGGQSPPTAPHAMVLSNLWRRTAPGMTDRWCARFACAYNDFLDASEQEVDLRRRGARLSLSQYVSLRRRTITLLPMLAVLERTGRAPLVEGDGIDAVLGDLGRAVADVAGWANDLASHADDIAAGQENLVAVLMREHGCCAPCARRRVTAMIEERREEFRTAAVALRTDPAGESGNHDEVRRYVDMLETFMAATLHWLAVTGRFAAP; the protein is encoded by the coding sequence ATGACTGACAGTGCGTCCGTAGCCCGGGCCGAAATCGGTGCTGTGCTGCCGTGGGCCCGCGGCGAGGGCCTGGTTGCTGATGACCGTGCCGAGCGCCGTCTGCTGGCCATGCGCCTGGAGGTGCTCGCCGCGCGGGCTCTGCCGCGGGCCGGCGCTGCGGACGTGGCGCTGACAGCGCAGTGGGCGGCGTTCATCTGCTGGGTGGACGACCACATCGACCAACGAGGTCTGGGCTCCCGGCCAGGTGAGCTCGAGGGGTTCACCGCTCCGCTACGCCAGGTCCTCACGCCTGGCGGGCAGAGCCCGCCCACGGCCCCGCACGCGATGGTCCTGTCGAATCTTTGGCGGCGCACCGCACCGGGTATGACAGACCGGTGGTGTGCGCGCTTCGCCTGCGCCTATAACGACTTTCTCGACGCCAGCGAACAGGAAGTCGATCTTCGCCGCAGGGGGGCGCGGCTGTCGTTGTCGCAGTACGTCTCGCTGCGGCGGCGCACGATCACCTTGCTGCCCATGCTTGCCGTCCTGGAACGCACCGGCCGCGCCCCGCTGGTGGAGGGGGACGGGATCGACGCCGTACTGGGGGATCTGGGCCGGGCGGTGGCCGACGTGGCGGGGTGGGCGAACGACCTTGCCTCCCACGCCGATGACATCGCCGCCGGCCAGGAGAATCTGGTGGCCGTCCTCATGCGCGAGCACGGCTGCTGCGCCCCGTGCGCCCGGAGGCGGGTGACTGCGATGATCGAAGAACGCAGGGAGGAATTCCGAACCGCCGCCGTCGCGTTGCGCACCGATCCGGCTGGCGAGTCCGGTAACCACGATGAGGTGCGCCGCTATGTGGACATGCTGGAGACGTTCATGGCCGCCACGCTGCACTGGCTGGCCGTCACCGGCCGCTTTGCCGCGCCCTGA
- a CDS encoding serine hydrolase domain-containing protein — MTMANALPPLDMRPIHALLGELAARGMRLHSLLVHRHGKTLLDLWGWPHEPGLKHKIHSATKSFTGTAVGFAEAEGLLRLDDPVADFFGGRLPAEPSENFSRMRVRDLLTMQTGHGRGLSGATTRLRRTGWVGEFLEEPVVGRPGRDFLYSSTTSHVLSAIVQEVSGQPVDEYLRPRLFDPLGITDFTWERDPEGVASGGNGLSMRPNDLLSFGVLHLQDGAWEGRRVLPPGWVQKASALHVRRAISGEWNGRELVPPAADAVADSGYGYQFWTTEDRIYSASGIFGQECMVFPDQGGVVVVTGAMGDGTYHDLPDMLRTAFRAAFDPAGHDLATHVVRAQAADAVRRQVADARTPERPDPSRHREGFAATYDFDTNVQGLRSLAVDVRTDTVRVLLEDERGGHVVEHGVGHWTKQETDASTWRLHHAYQDTAAPILATAEWSTGAVDVLHLTWHFLETPFIDRLTLTLEADGVIVERQVNVNAGPTGLPAVRGRLRRTAAADNADPADEDVAGP, encoded by the coding sequence ATGACGATGGCGAACGCGCTGCCACCCCTCGACATGCGCCCGATCCACGCATTGCTGGGCGAGCTGGCCGCCCGGGGCATGCGCCTGCACTCCCTGCTCGTCCACCGGCACGGAAAGACGCTGCTCGACCTGTGGGGATGGCCGCACGAACCCGGGCTGAAGCATAAAATACACTCAGCCACCAAGTCCTTCACCGGTACAGCGGTCGGCTTCGCCGAGGCCGAAGGGCTGCTCCGGCTGGACGACCCGGTGGCGGACTTCTTCGGCGGGCGGCTCCCGGCCGAGCCCAGCGAGAACTTCAGCCGGATGCGGGTCCGCGACCTGCTCACCATGCAGACCGGGCACGGCCGGGGGCTCTCGGGCGCGACCACCCGGCTGCGCAGGACCGGCTGGGTCGGTGAGTTCCTGGAGGAGCCGGTGGTCGGACGTCCCGGCCGTGATTTCCTCTACAGCAGTACAACCAGCCACGTGCTCTCCGCGATCGTGCAGGAGGTCTCGGGACAACCGGTCGACGAGTACCTGCGGCCGCGGCTCTTCGACCCGCTCGGCATCACCGACTTCACCTGGGAGCGCGACCCGGAGGGTGTCGCCAGTGGGGGCAACGGGCTGTCGATGCGACCCAACGATCTGCTCTCCTTCGGCGTCCTCCACCTTCAGGACGGAGCCTGGGAAGGCCGAAGGGTTCTGCCCCCGGGCTGGGTCCAGAAGGCGTCCGCGCTGCACGTGCGCCGGGCGATCAGCGGCGAGTGGAACGGCAGGGAACTGGTGCCGCCCGCCGCTGACGCGGTCGCCGACTCGGGTTATGGCTACCAGTTCTGGACGACTGAGGACCGCATCTACAGCGCCTCGGGCATCTTCGGCCAGGAGTGCATGGTCTTCCCCGACCAGGGCGGGGTCGTGGTGGTCACCGGCGCGATGGGAGACGGTACCTACCACGACCTCCCGGACATGCTCCGGACGGCGTTCCGGGCGGCTTTCGACCCGGCGGGCCACGATCTCGCCACCCACGTCGTACGGGCGCAGGCCGCCGATGCCGTACGCCGCCAGGTGGCCGACGCCCGGACTCCGGAACGGCCCGACCCCTCGCGCCACCGGGAGGGCTTCGCCGCGACGTACGACTTCGACACCAACGTCCAGGGCCTGCGGTCCCTCGCCGTCGATGTGCGGACCGACACCGTGCGGGTCCTGCTGGAGGACGAACGCGGGGGGCACGTGGTCGAGCACGGGGTGGGGCACTGGACGAAGCAGGAGACCGACGCGAGTACGTGGCGGCTGCACCACGCCTACCAGGACACCGCCGCCCCCATCCTCGCGACGGCCGAGTGGTCCACCGGTGCCGTGGACGTACTCCATCTGACCTGGCACTTCCTTGAGACACCGTTCATCGACCGGCTCACGCTCACCCTGGAGGCGGACGGGGTCATCGTCGAACGGCAGGTCAACGTCAACGCCGGTCCCACCGGCCTTCCCGCGGTGCGCGGCAGGCTGCGCAGGACGGCAGCGGCCGACAACGCCGACCCGGCCGACGAAGACGTCGCAGGGCCGTGA
- a CDS encoding alpha/beta hydrolase, producing the protein MTSATEPDSQGAHFVGGTPFFASRHDQRLSYALYVPKDHTAQADPLPLVVIQHGTGRSAELYRNNWKQFAIDHGCVILTPLFPAGLVEPGELHSFKFLEYKGTRFDHELLHIVDEVGERFNTETERFLLHGFSGGGQFAHRFYYAHPDRLAGVSIGAPGRITQLDDSLPWWLGTGGFKEQFGVDIDLPALRRVPVQLVVGGEDTETWEINNAGGPNWMDGVEKTGRTRIERLEVLRASFEAQGVTARFDVVPGVAHKGSLVMPVVQEFMADLLSGRS; encoded by the coding sequence ATGACCAGCGCGACCGAGCCCGACTCCCAGGGCGCCCACTTCGTCGGCGGCACCCCCTTCTTCGCCTCCCGGCACGACCAGCGCCTGTCGTACGCCCTGTACGTGCCGAAGGACCACACCGCGCAGGCGGATCCGCTGCCGCTGGTCGTCATCCAGCACGGCACCGGACGCTCGGCCGAGCTCTACCGCAACAACTGGAAGCAGTTCGCGATCGACCACGGTTGTGTCATCCTCACGCCGCTCTTCCCGGCCGGCCTGGTGGAGCCCGGTGAGCTGCACAGCTTCAAGTTCCTGGAGTACAAGGGGACCCGCTTCGACCACGAGCTGCTGCATATCGTCGACGAGGTCGGTGAGCGGTTCAACACCGAGACCGAGCGTTTCCTGCTGCACGGCTTCTCCGGCGGCGGCCAGTTCGCGCACCGCTTCTATTACGCCCACCCCGACCGGCTGGCCGGTGTCTCGATCGGTGCGCCAGGCAGGATCACCCAGCTCGACGACTCGCTGCCCTGGTGGCTGGGCACGGGCGGTTTCAAGGAACAGTTCGGCGTGGACATCGACCTGCCGGCGCTGCGGAGGGTCCCGGTGCAACTGGTCGTCGGCGGCGAGGACACCGAGACCTGGGAGATCAACAACGCCGGCGGGCCCAACTGGATGGACGGTGTGGAGAAGACCGGCCGTACCCGGATCGAGCGACTGGAGGTATTGCGGGCGAGCTTCGAGGCCCAGGGAGTCACCGCGCGTTTCGACGTGGTGCCCGGAGTGGCGCACAAGGGCAGCCTCGTCATGCCGGTGGTGCAGGAGTTCATGGCCGATCTGCTGAGCGGGCGTTCCTGA